A region of Legionella donaldsonii DNA encodes the following proteins:
- a CDS encoding glycine zipper family protein codes for MYYAYAISLMYHLKSLGSQHEHKAQLFALLKLNTAEEELLNNILEKPGFVSPADIRIIELILEPKLRKIAAEKIISDFIKDPLCSSLFSAVAFKFKELVKAKLAKEHQEIMTQIQVPEDNRSKREFNEAEIYRVPNIYAAISDYTTRLAEEIINDTEVAGKVAHLKEVDQADDIAKTQAETELLQAIDAFFQTKIVAFFKDNEGQQLNAYSARLQDSRSWGTEEALNALHGVITGNELRQSQGHWEEHTERPINFKNFKNGSPAVLYTANENPDMILDNWGNSHWVSQIPAKKDLQILLVDNPGDETIKAILARSDEIDGLLRAYLAKPLAASITADKDKSQEKRLKTSLAIATATLKEKLLAELLVQIQEREPIDLEKNYAYQQLIECKRAVEFITDDSHDQAAKIDFLKTYEEQAKSNPTGWEIFGQFIKGFLLASLSTVLGTLVGAAIGGALGSAAGPGGTLVGAVWGAFKGGNMAVLAGTGFGGFFGSALWILQMLPPVNAVQEYTAQARKAVQNSLEYRVIEEAVKKEEVEESLEHDDKGSITANVESLASSVGEVVEDNAQSDQRVQTSQTLAF; via the coding sequence ATGTATTATGCCTATGCTATTTCTTTAATGTATCACCTTAAATCGCTTGGCTCGCAGCATGAGCATAAGGCACAGCTCTTTGCTTTATTAAAGTTAAATACGGCAGAAGAAGAACTCTTAAACAATATTTTAGAAAAACCAGGTTTCGTCTCCCCAGCAGATATTCGAATAATTGAATTGATACTCGAACCTAAACTAAGAAAAATTGCTGCTGAAAAAATAATCAGCGATTTTATTAAAGACCCTCTTTGCTCCTCTTTATTTAGTGCTGTTGCTTTTAAATTTAAAGAACTAGTTAAAGCCAAACTCGCCAAAGAACACCAGGAAATCATGACGCAAATCCAGGTTCCGGAGGATAATCGATCCAAGCGAGAATTTAACGAAGCAGAGATTTACCGAGTTCCCAATATATATGCTGCAATTAGCGACTACACGACACGGTTAGCTGAAGAGATAATCAACGATACAGAAGTAGCCGGCAAAGTAGCGCATCTTAAGGAAGTTGATCAAGCTGATGATATAGCGAAAACTCAAGCTGAAACTGAACTCTTGCAAGCTATTGATGCTTTTTTTCAAACGAAAATAGTTGCCTTCTTTAAAGACAATGAAGGGCAACAGCTGAATGCCTATTCAGCAAGATTACAAGACTCTCGCTCCTGGGGTACTGAAGAAGCGCTTAATGCATTACACGGAGTCATCACCGGTAATGAGCTTCGCCAAAGTCAAGGACATTGGGAAGAACACACTGAACGACCAATTAATTTTAAAAATTTTAAAAATGGCAGCCCCGCAGTTCTATACACTGCCAACGAAAACCCAGATATGATTCTTGATAACTGGGGCAACTCCCACTGGGTAAGCCAGATTCCTGCTAAAAAAGATTTGCAAATCCTTCTTGTCGATAACCCTGGTGATGAAACCATTAAGGCTATTCTTGCACGGAGTGATGAAATAGACGGTTTATTAAGGGCATACCTCGCTAAACCCTTAGCGGCCTCTATAACAGCAGATAAAGATAAATCTCAGGAAAAAAGATTAAAAACAAGTCTGGCAATCGCTACGGCGACCTTAAAAGAAAAACTTTTAGCAGAGCTCTTAGTCCAAATACAAGAAAGAGAACCCATTGACTTGGAAAAAAATTATGCTTATCAGCAACTTATAGAATGTAAGAGAGCCGTTGAGTTCATTACTGATGATAGCCATGATCAAGCAGCGAAAATTGATTTCCTTAAAACCTATGAGGAGCAGGCAAAGTCTAATCCTACCGGATGGGAAATCTTCGGCCAATTCATTAAAGGTTTTCTCTTGGCTAGTTTATCTACCGTCCTAGGCACTCTCGTTGGAGCCGCTATCGGTGGTGCACTCGGTTCAGCTGCCGGACCAGGTGGGACTCTTGTCGGAGCTGTATGGGGAGCCTTTAAAGGCGGAAATATGGCTGTCCTGGCAGGCACCGGGTTTGGGGGCTTCTTTGGCAGTGCATTATGGATCTTGCAAATGTTACCGCCAGTTAATGCAGTTCAAGAGTATACTGCACAAGCCCGGAAAGCGGTCCAAAATAGCCTTGAATATAGAGTAATAGAAGAAGCCGTTAAGAAGGAAGAAGTTGAGGAATCGCTGGAGCATGATGACAAGGGTTCAATAACTGCGAATGTGGAGAGCCTTGCTTCCAGTGTTGGCGAAGTTGTCGAAGACAATGCCCAAAGTGACCAAAGGGTTCAAACAAGCCAAACTTTGGCTTTCTAA
- a CDS encoding polysaccharide deacetylase family protein, which translates to MRITLVRKFFIIALLFFTVLADTSFAQKRLIAITIDDLPFVGEAKNFHLNMIINAIKSHEIPATGFIIAGEVNPDNWKMLHKFRDAGLGLGNHTFSHLNLNKVDTEAYIEEIDAADKMLMPVLTEPKFFRYPYLAMSGGNKKEKVLHYLSKKNYHVAPITIDSKDFIFNQLLLDVPQNQRRSFLEALKVAYIDFIWQQTLKAEEHDRYNHKPDQAQILLIHANLLNAYVLPDIINLYKQNGFTFVSLEEALNAPESPKMLAKKEKSQSDAKIEEYLDWD; encoded by the coding sequence ATGAGAATTACCTTGGTTAGAAAATTTTTTATCATAGCTTTGCTTTTTTTTACTGTATTGGCGGACACCAGTTTTGCCCAAAAAAGACTGATTGCCATTACTATTGATGATTTGCCTTTTGTAGGGGAAGCCAAAAACTTTCATTTAAATATGATAATTAATGCCATTAAGTCGCATGAAATTCCAGCAACGGGGTTTATTATCGCTGGCGAGGTTAATCCTGATAACTGGAAAATGTTGCATAAATTTCGCGATGCTGGTCTGGGATTAGGTAATCATACTTTTTCGCATTTAAATTTAAATAAAGTAGATACGGAGGCTTATATTGAAGAGATCGATGCAGCTGACAAAATGTTAATGCCGGTGCTTACTGAACCAAAATTTTTCCGTTATCCCTATTTAGCAATGAGTGGCGGTAATAAAAAAGAAAAAGTATTACATTACCTTTCAAAAAAGAATTATCATGTCGCGCCAATTACAATTGATAGTAAAGATTTTATCTTTAATCAGCTTTTATTGGATGTACCGCAAAATCAACGGCGTAGTTTTCTGGAGGCATTAAAAGTAGCTTATATCGATTTTATCTGGCAGCAGACTTTAAAGGCAGAAGAGCATGATCGTTATAATCACAAACCAGATCAAGCCCAAATTCTATTAATCCATGCTAACTTGCTGAATGCCTATGTATTACCTGACATTATTAATCTTTATAAGCAAAATGGTTTTACCTTCGTTAGCTTGGAGGAGGCTTTAAACGCCCCTGAATCTCCCAAAATGCTTGCCAAGAAGGAAAAATCTCAAAGTGATGCCAAGATAGAAGAATATCTGGATTGGGATTAA
- a CDS encoding MFS transporter — protein sequence MRLRMFTQKYKYLPFVMWFFPLVFFAYQFILRLWPGLMMPQMMTQFSIDASHFGLIAAFYYYGYSSMQIPAALLLDRFGARYIVGFFAIVCGAATLLFTYTNNWYLACLTRFLVGVGSAAGFLGVSKVVSEWFPKNQYTRMIGFSFTIGLMGAIYGGKPLSLLIEMYHWQKVALALALVSIGVGCSTYFVLRSPTHKKEKMAPESFKLSSFKTLLSSPVIWLLALANLLMVGSLEGFSDVWGVPYLMTAYSISKNDAAQLISFVFFGMLFGGPVLAFCSKQLSHYTLVALCGFGMAGLFAALLMQENYHWWFLASLFFSLGLLCCYQVLVFAAGSALVKTEQLGITIAFLNCINMLGGSFFHTVIGKVMDLSWSGLLSSEHIKLYSLLAYQRALMLIPICAILGALIVCLLGLKSSRQQELSGSALYTS from the coding sequence GTGAGGCTGCGCATGTTTACACAAAAATATAAATACTTACCCTTTGTAATGTGGTTTTTCCCTTTAGTGTTTTTTGCTTATCAATTCATCTTACGCCTTTGGCCTGGTTTGATGATGCCGCAAATGATGACCCAATTTTCTATTGATGCCAGTCATTTCGGTTTGATTGCAGCTTTTTATTATTATGGCTATTCAAGCATGCAAATTCCTGCTGCGCTTCTCTTGGATCGCTTTGGAGCTCGATACATAGTGGGATTTTTTGCCATTGTTTGTGGTGCAGCGACGCTGTTATTTACTTATACCAACAATTGGTATTTAGCTTGTTTAACTCGATTCCTGGTCGGAGTTGGTTCTGCGGCAGGTTTTTTGGGTGTATCGAAGGTAGTCTCCGAATGGTTTCCCAAAAATCAATATACCAGGATGATTGGTTTCTCTTTTACTATAGGTCTCATGGGTGCTATCTATGGAGGTAAACCTCTTAGTCTTCTTATTGAGATGTATCATTGGCAAAAAGTTGCCCTGGCCCTAGCCCTGGTTTCTATTGGGGTGGGTTGCAGCACTTATTTTGTTTTACGTAGCCCTACGCATAAAAAAGAAAAAATGGCTCCGGAGTCATTTAAATTATCCAGTTTTAAAACACTCCTGTCCTCGCCTGTTATCTGGTTATTAGCACTTGCTAATTTGCTAATGGTCGGCTCTCTGGAAGGCTTCAGTGATGTATGGGGAGTACCTTATTTAATGACTGCCTACTCCATTAGTAAAAATGATGCAGCTCAACTTATTTCATTCGTATTTTTTGGTATGCTCTTTGGAGGGCCTGTCTTAGCATTTTGTAGTAAACAATTAAGTCACTACACTCTCGTTGCCTTATGTGGCTTTGGTATGGCTGGCCTATTTGCTGCCTTATTAATGCAGGAAAATTACCATTGGTGGTTTCTTGCCAGTTTATTTTTTTCTCTTGGCTTACTATGTTGTTATCAAGTACTTGTCTTTGCAGCAGGTTCCGCTTTAGTCAAGACAGAACAATTGGGTATTACTATTGCTTTTCTCAATTGCATCAATATGCTTGGCGGCTCTTTTTTCCATACTGTCATAGGTAAGGTCATGGATCTCTCCTGGAGTGGTTTATTAAGCAGCGAACATATTAAACTGTATAGTCTATTGGCCTATCAACGTGCATTAATGTTAATACCAATCTGTGCCATTTTAGGGGCTTTGATTGTTTGTTTGCTGGGTTTGAAATCCAGCAGACAGCAAGAACTATCTGGATCTGCACTCTATACATCATAG
- a CDS encoding alanyl-tRNA editing protein gives MEKLFWQDPYRCTLNTKIISIVDNDILLEKTIAYSFSGGQESDKAYINDLAIIDSRMDGSLIYYTLANNHNLKINDEVVMTIDWPRRYKLMRLHFAAELVLELVTRKYHFKKVGAHIAEHKARIDFIHDRNISAIFGEILGEYNTIIEADKLIQTGYSDISTQRRFWKIDGFAEVPCGGTHVKSTAEVGYVSLKRSHPGKSIERIEIHLL, from the coding sequence ATGGAAAAATTATTTTGGCAGGATCCCTATCGATGTACACTCAACACCAAAATTATTTCCATCGTCGATAATGATATTTTGCTAGAAAAAACGATTGCCTATTCATTTTCTGGCGGCCAGGAAAGTGATAAAGCTTATATTAATGATCTTGCGATTATTGATTCCAGAATGGACGGCTCCCTTATTTATTATACGCTTGCCAATAACCATAATCTTAAGATTAATGATGAAGTAGTTATGACTATCGATTGGCCACGTCGCTACAAGCTTATGCGTTTGCATTTTGCTGCGGAATTAGTTTTAGAACTCGTCACACGAAAATACCATTTTAAGAAAGTTGGTGCCCACATTGCTGAGCATAAAGCTAGAATCGATTTTATTCATGACAGAAATATTTCTGCAATTTTTGGGGAAATATTAGGCGAATACAATACCATTATTGAAGCTGACAAGCTCATTCAAACGGGCTATTCAGATATTTCCACACAACGTCGTTTTTGGAAAATTGATGGCTTCGCTGAAGTTCCTTGTGGCGGGACACATGTTAAATCGACAGCTGAAGTAGGCTATGTTTCCTTAAAACGTTCCCATCCTGGAAAATCGATTGAGCGGATAGAAATTCACTTGCTTTAA
- a CDS encoding CoA-binding protein, which yields MLDKINQFFTSSAYAVIGASNNRQKFGNKVLRCYLQNNKTVYPVNPGEKIVEGLPCIAEIADLPPSVNSISIITPPQITEKIVAQAIKKGIQNIWMQPGAESDTAINNCLKNKMNVIAHGPCILVELGFTDH from the coding sequence ATGTTAGATAAAATAAACCAATTTTTTACCTCTAGTGCATACGCTGTCATTGGTGCCTCAAATAATCGACAAAAATTTGGTAACAAAGTCCTGCGTTGCTATTTGCAAAATAATAAAACGGTTTATCCAGTGAACCCTGGGGAAAAAATTGTTGAAGGATTGCCTTGTATCGCGGAAATTGCCGATTTACCCCCATCTGTAAATAGCATTTCCATTATTACTCCCCCTCAGATTACAGAAAAAATTGTGGCACAAGCTATAAAAAAGGGAATTCAAAATATTTGGATGCAGCCGGGAGCGGAAAGCGATACCGCGATTAATAATTGCCTGAAAAATAAAATGAATGTTATTGCCCATGGCCCCTGCATTTTGGTTGAGTTGGGTTTTACCGATCATTAA
- a CDS encoding alpha/beta hydrolase — MDLNKRIEPKTWAFVEKIQKAGGKPLYDLPVSEGRAIFDKLQELKSEKPDVDIEDHTLPVGPKGKVSIRIIRPKGAKETLPVLMYYHGAGWVFGDYQTHGRLVRELAVGSHAAVVFVNYSLAPEEQYPTQIEEAYAATKYVAENGKKFNLDTSRFVVAGDSVGGNMTIVMTLLAKERGGPKIDYQVLIYPVTDANFENGSYKEFSEGPWLTKKAMEWFWDNYLPNKEKRKEITACPLKASIEQLKGLPPALVINGECDVLRDEGEAYAHNLNAAGVSVTGIRHHGTIHDFLMINDIADTPACRNAIETINAHLCNVFNHKKKQ, encoded by the coding sequence ATGGACCTAAATAAACGCATTGAGCCTAAAACATGGGCATTTGTAGAGAAAATACAAAAAGCAGGGGGGAAACCTCTTTATGATCTACCCGTATCTGAAGGTAGAGCCATATTTGATAAATTGCAAGAATTGAAGTCCGAAAAACCTGATGTCGACATTGAAGATCACACGCTCCCCGTTGGCCCCAAAGGAAAAGTTTCCATTAGGATTATCCGTCCTAAAGGAGCTAAAGAAACACTGCCTGTACTCATGTATTATCATGGTGCTGGATGGGTTTTTGGCGATTATCAGACTCATGGACGCCTTGTTCGCGAACTCGCCGTTGGGTCGCATGCTGCCGTTGTATTTGTCAATTACAGTTTAGCACCTGAAGAGCAATATCCTACTCAAATAGAAGAGGCCTATGCCGCAACAAAATATGTTGCCGAGAATGGTAAAAAATTTAATCTCGACACCTCTCGCTTTGTAGTAGCAGGAGATAGCGTAGGTGGTAATATGACCATCGTCATGACCCTGCTTGCTAAAGAGCGTGGCGGACCTAAAATCGACTATCAAGTGCTTATCTATCCAGTGACAGATGCTAATTTTGAAAATGGCTCTTATAAAGAATTTTCTGAGGGCCCCTGGCTAACCAAAAAAGCGATGGAATGGTTTTGGGATAATTACTTACCCAATAAAGAAAAACGAAAAGAAATAACCGCATGCCCATTAAAAGCCTCTATAGAGCAATTAAAAGGGTTACCACCCGCATTAGTCATTAATGGTGAATGCGATGTACTCCGTGACGAAGGCGAAGCGTATGCCCATAATCTGAATGCAGCTGGCGTTTCTGTTACCGGTATCCGCCATCACGGAACTATTCACGATTTTCTGATGATAAATGATATCGCGGATACCCCTGCTTGCCGGAATGCAATTGAAACCATTAATGCTCATCTGTGTAATGTCTTTAATCATAAAAAGAAACAATAA
- the flgL gene encoding flagellar hook-associated protein FlgL gives MRISTNQIFLRGLNGLLTQQAQTLKLQQQLSSQKKIESPSDDPISASKIDLMRQRINAAERMQQNREAAVSALTFEESVLGNTIGVIQRLRELQVQAGSTALSEADRHALGEEAKNLLDQLLGMGNTQDSNGYYLFSGSKTATQPFTRDVNGAFLYNGDETQRLQTISGGLKIATNDNGSDLFMRILNGNTFFTVTPTATPNTGTASVSSGTVYDAAIFVPDDYTLQFALNSSNQLVVMVSGVSSGSVIPPTGLVDDAPVYESGSTISFNGIQITVSGEPQVGDSFAINPARNESLFSTVARMVDNLNSPFASPIDKAIVQTENNQLLDQFDTALDNIIAYQAQVGARLNQLDVADQVNSDLIETSTETLSSLEDVNLPEVAVKLDLQRIYLQAAQQSFARIQGLTVFNYI, from the coding sequence ATGCGCATTTCAACCAATCAAATTTTTCTGCGTGGACTTAATGGGTTATTGACACAGCAAGCCCAGACTTTGAAATTACAACAGCAGTTGTCATCCCAGAAAAAAATAGAATCACCGTCTGATGATCCTATTTCTGCTTCAAAAATTGATTTGATGAGGCAACGGATTAATGCGGCTGAGCGGATGCAACAGAATCGGGAAGCAGCAGTTAGTGCCCTGACTTTTGAAGAAAGTGTGTTGGGTAATACAATTGGTGTTATTCAGCGTCTTCGGGAATTACAGGTTCAAGCGGGTAGTACTGCTCTGTCAGAAGCCGATCGTCATGCTCTTGGTGAGGAAGCAAAAAACCTTTTAGACCAGTTATTAGGTATGGGAAACACGCAGGATAGTAATGGCTATTATTTATTTAGTGGCAGTAAAACAGCGACTCAACCATTTACCAGAGATGTCAACGGAGCGTTTCTTTATAACGGTGACGAAACGCAACGTTTACAGACTATTAGTGGCGGTTTGAAAATTGCAACCAATGATAATGGCTCTGATTTATTCATGCGTATTCTCAATGGAAACACTTTTTTTACCGTTACACCTACTGCTACTCCAAATACGGGTACTGCTTCAGTGAGTTCTGGAACGGTTTATGATGCAGCTATTTTTGTTCCAGATGATTATACTTTGCAATTTGCATTAAACTCATCAAATCAGTTGGTGGTCATGGTAAGTGGGGTCAGTAGTGGCTCAGTAATTCCACCTACTGGTTTGGTTGATGATGCACCAGTGTATGAATCTGGATCAACGATTAGTTTCAATGGTATACAAATAACCGTTTCCGGTGAACCACAGGTCGGTGATAGTTTTGCTATCAATCCTGCGCGGAATGAATCTCTTTTTTCAACAGTGGCGCGTATGGTTGATAATCTTAATAGTCCCTTTGCCAGCCCTATTGATAAAGCAATTGTTCAAACTGAAAATAATCAATTGCTCGATCAGTTCGACACGGCACTTGACAATATCATTGCTTACCAAGCCCAGGTAGGAGCTCGTCTGAATCAATTGGATGTGGCTGATCAAGTCAATTCGGACTTAATTGAAACAAGCACAGAGACCCTCTCTTCACTGGAAGATGTGAATCTTCCTGAAGTCGCGGTCAAACTGGATTTGCAGCGCATTTATTTACAAGCAGCACAACAAAGTTTTGCCCGCATTCAAGGTTTAACCGTATTTAATTACATTTAA